Proteins encoded by one window of Streptomyces uncialis:
- a CDS encoding TetR/AcrR family transcriptional regulator has translation MPRGDGDGASGVDPQQLWLSPARPGRGRRPAFSRAAITVAAVALADAEGLDAVTIRRVAAGVGAGAMSLYSYAPDKATLLDLMVDHVSGELPTTRPLTGDWRADLKAVGRLQRELMLRHPWLPTALAARRTPGPRALDFVEYALAALRPTGLDGAAKLEVFSLLTGFVAGHVGHEVGRAAAAHTPDRAAAEARYLAAVAADGRHPELAEALASAGRPVTPEATFARFLDRLVDGLDTG, from the coding sequence GTGCCCCGTGGTGACGGCGACGGCGCCTCCGGCGTCGACCCCCAGCAGCTCTGGCTGAGCCCGGCGCGCCCCGGCCGGGGCCGCAGACCCGCCTTCAGCCGTGCGGCGATCACGGTCGCGGCCGTCGCCCTCGCGGACGCCGAGGGGCTGGACGCGGTCACCATCCGGCGGGTCGCCGCCGGGGTCGGGGCAGGCGCCATGTCGCTGTACAGCTACGCCCCCGACAAGGCGACCCTGCTGGACCTGATGGTCGACCACGTCAGCGGGGAACTCCCGACGACCCGGCCCCTGACCGGGGACTGGCGCGCGGATCTGAAGGCCGTGGGCCGGCTCCAGCGCGAGCTGATGCTGCGGCACCCCTGGCTGCCCACCGCACTGGCGGCGCGCCGCACCCCGGGGCCGCGCGCCCTGGACTTCGTGGAGTACGCGCTCGCCGCGCTGCGGCCCACCGGACTGGACGGCGCGGCGAAGCTGGAGGTCTTCAGCCTGCTGACCGGCTTCGTCGCCGGTCATGTGGGCCATGAGGTCGGCCGGGCGGCGGCGGCCCACACCCCCGATCGGGCCGCCGCCGAGGCCCGCTACCTCGCGGCCGTCGCCGCCGACGGCCGGCACCCGGAACTGGCGGAGGCGCTCGCCTCGGCGGGACGCCCCGTCACACCGGAAGCGACCTTCGCCCGTTTCCTCGACCGGCTGGTGGACGGCCTCGACACCGGGTGA
- a CDS encoding cold-shock protein: MASGTVKWFNAEKGFGFIEQDGGGADVFAHYSNIATQGFRELQEGQKVTFDIAQGQKGPTAENIVPA, encoded by the coding sequence ATGGCATCTGGCACCGTGAAGTGGTTCAACGCCGAAAAGGGTTTCGGTTTCATCGAGCAGGACGGCGGCGGCGCTGACGTCTTCGCCCACTACTCGAACATCGCCACCCAGGGCTTCCGTGAGCTTCAGGAAGGCCAGAAGGTGACCTTCGACATCGCGCAGGGCCAGAAGGGCCCGACGGCGGAGAACATCGTTCCCGCCTGA
- a CDS encoding GMC family oxidoreductase: MSGPRYDVIVVGAGIAGSLVARHLGDRGRRVLVLEAGEHTADPDRGHRDALERYLAAPAKTADSPYPANPAAPWPTAVDGDGSTGHLVQRGPLPYASGYLRTNGGTGNIWTGLTPRMLPEDFDTEVFGYGRRWPLSYADLEPHYRAAEREIGVAADVTEQRDAVGLPFPGGYVFPMRAIPTSHLDRTLAARLDGRRVTDPVTRDGVELRVTGTPHARNSAPHPGYDAGAGYIPAGAHGRPDPDSRCVGSATCIPHCPSHAKYTPLKTQARWSGSVTLTARAVVSRVLTDGTGRATGVEYRAYTNTTSATTHTTHTKPTTHTAHVTHTAHADVVVLAAHAVENARLLLLSGLANRSDQVGRNLMDHPVLLTWGLLPRPVGPYRGPGSTSGFEGFRYGPGRRVRAPFRIEIGNWGWVWAKGPVDTDVAELVGRGMSGGALREALHTRLSRQFTLQFEMEQAADPANRITLDPVLRDTLGLPRPVVTYDLDTHVRDGMAAARGVSEQIFDLLGAEDHTSYRPPGDWPGRFEHRRRTYAYRGAGHAAGTHLMGESPGTSVVDPWQRCWDHPGLYAVGCGSMPSVATSNPTLTMAALALRSADRIEADLTERDRPLTVLDPGAAV, from the coding sequence GTGAGCGGACCGCGGTACGACGTGATCGTGGTCGGCGCCGGGATCGCCGGTTCCCTGGTGGCCCGGCACCTCGGGGACCGGGGCCGCCGGGTCCTCGTCCTGGAGGCGGGCGAACACACCGCCGACCCGGACCGCGGCCACCGCGACGCGCTGGAGCGCTATCTCGCCGCCCCCGCCAAGACCGCCGACTCCCCGTACCCGGCGAACCCGGCCGCCCCCTGGCCCACCGCCGTGGACGGCGACGGCTCCACCGGGCACCTCGTCCAGCGGGGCCCGCTCCCGTACGCCAGCGGCTATCTGCGTACCAACGGCGGCACCGGCAACATCTGGACCGGGCTGACCCCGCGCATGCTGCCCGAGGACTTCGACACCGAGGTCTTCGGCTACGGCCGCCGCTGGCCGCTCAGCTACGCCGACCTCGAACCGCACTACCGCGCCGCCGAACGGGAGATCGGGGTCGCCGCCGATGTGACCGAACAGCGCGACGCCGTCGGCCTGCCCTTCCCCGGCGGCTATGTCTTCCCCATGCGGGCGATCCCGACGAGCCACCTCGACCGCACCCTGGCCGCCCGGCTCGACGGCCGCCGGGTCACGGACCCGGTCACCCGCGACGGCGTCGAACTGCGGGTCACCGGCACCCCGCACGCCCGCAACAGCGCACCCCACCCCGGGTACGACGCGGGCGCGGGCTACATTCCGGCGGGCGCGCACGGCCGCCCCGACCCGGACAGCCGCTGCGTCGGCAGCGCGACCTGCATCCCGCACTGCCCGTCCCACGCGAAGTACACCCCGCTCAAGACCCAGGCCCGGTGGTCGGGCTCGGTGACGCTGACCGCCCGCGCGGTGGTCAGCCGGGTCCTCACCGACGGAACGGGCCGCGCCACCGGCGTCGAGTACCGCGCCTACACGAACACCACAAGCGCCACCACCCACACCACCCACACCAAACCCACCACCCACACCGCCCACGTCACACACACCGCGCACGCCGATGTCGTCGTCCTCGCCGCGCACGCCGTCGAGAACGCGCGGCTGCTCCTGCTGTCCGGTCTCGCGAACCGCAGCGACCAGGTCGGCCGCAACCTCATGGACCACCCGGTCCTGCTCACCTGGGGGCTGCTGCCGAGGCCCGTCGGCCCGTACCGGGGCCCCGGCTCCACCTCGGGTTTCGAGGGGTTCCGGTACGGGCCGGGCCGCCGGGTCCGCGCACCGTTCCGGATCGAGATCGGCAACTGGGGCTGGGTGTGGGCCAAGGGACCCGTCGACACCGATGTCGCCGAACTCGTCGGCCGGGGGATGTCCGGCGGAGCCCTGCGCGAGGCCCTCCACACCCGGCTGAGCCGCCAGTTCACCCTCCAGTTCGAGATGGAACAGGCCGCCGACCCCGCCAACCGGATCACCCTCGACCCGGTGCTCCGGGACACCCTCGGACTGCCGCGCCCGGTCGTCACCTACGACCTCGACACCCATGTGCGGGACGGGATGGCCGCCGCCCGCGGGGTCTCCGAGCAGATCTTCGACCTCCTCGGCGCCGAGGACCACACCTCCTACCGGCCGCCCGGCGACTGGCCGGGCCGCTTCGAGCACCGCCGCCGCACCTACGCCTACCGGGGCGCGGGCCACGCCGCGGGCACCCACCTCATGGGCGAGAGCCCCGGCACGTCCGTCGTCGACCCGTGGCAGCGCTGCTGGGACCACCCCGGGCTGTACGCGGTGGGCTGCGGCAGCATGCCGTCCGTCGCCACGTCCAACCCCACCCTCACCATGGCGGCCCTCGCCCTGCGCAGCGCCGACCGGATCGAGGCCGACCTGACCGAACGGGACCGCCCGCTCACCGTCCTCGACCCCGGAGCCGCCGTATGA
- a CDS encoding Crp/Fnr family transcriptional regulator, giving the protein MGTATGQWPARSLLGVLAPPARAELLALGSRVTFQKGAPLLREGGPDRHLLLLLTGFAKVTAAVENGERSLLAVRVGGDTVGEMAALDGSSPRSATVTACGEMTARTVQPAALHELLKRRPEISLALAVIVANRLRWANQRRLEFRGYPVKVRLARILVELATAYGRRSEGGVVIGCRLTQPELADLTGAAETTIHKALRDLRAEGLLESGYGSTTISDPAGLRHAADLGPDPWPVL; this is encoded by the coding sequence ATGGGTACGGCGACGGGGCAGTGGCCCGCGCGGAGTCTGCTGGGGGTGCTGGCGCCGCCCGCGCGCGCCGAACTCCTCGCCCTGGGCTCCCGGGTGACCTTCCAGAAGGGCGCGCCACTGCTGCGCGAGGGCGGGCCGGACCGCCATCTCCTGCTGCTGCTCACCGGGTTCGCGAAGGTCACGGCCGCCGTGGAGAACGGCGAACGCTCGCTGCTCGCCGTGCGGGTCGGCGGTGACACGGTCGGGGAGATGGCCGCGCTGGACGGCTCCTCGCCCCGGTCGGCCACGGTCACCGCCTGCGGGGAGATGACCGCGCGTACGGTGCAGCCCGCCGCCCTGCACGAACTGCTCAAGCGGCGCCCCGAGATATCGCTCGCGCTCGCCGTGATCGTCGCGAACCGGCTGCGCTGGGCCAACCAGCGGCGCCTCGAATTCCGGGGCTACCCGGTCAAGGTCCGGCTCGCCCGCATCCTCGTGGAGCTGGCCACCGCGTACGGGCGCCGCAGCGAGGGCGGTGTCGTCATCGGCTGCCGTCTCACCCAGCCCGAACTCGCGGACCTGACCGGCGCGGCCGAGACCACGATCCACAAGGCGCTGCGCGATCTGCGCGCCGAGGGACTGCTGGAGTCCGGCTACGGCTCCACGACGATCAGCGACCCGGCGGGCCTGCGGCACGCGGCCGACCTGGGCCCGGACCCCTGGCCGGTCCTGTAG
- a CDS encoding site-specific integrase: MGRHIRPGRGVVSAAVDKQHALTVTAEVHTGQDPVHDGEFDLCSGHHRTLSARRQPVQLLFSLRWDRLHAARLRHSALTHDAEGGASTPMLPARSRHVSVRSLERYARPGVDALARHVAERDPAARRRS, encoded by the coding sequence ATGGGACGCCACATCCGTCCAGGCCGCGGCGTTGTGTCCGCTGCCGTGGACAAGCAGCACGCCCTCACCGTGACCGCCGAAGTCCACACCGGACAGGACCCCGTCCACGACGGGGAGTTCGATCTCTGTTCCGGTCACCACCGCACCCTGTCTGCGCGAAGACAGCCGGTGCAACTGCTTTTCTCGCTTCGTTGGGACCGGCTTCACGCCGCACGGCTACGCCACAGCGCCCTGACACACGACGCGGAGGGCGGCGCCTCCACCCCCATGCTGCCGGCCCGCTCCCGCCATGTCTCCGTCCGCTCCCTGGAGCGGTACGCCCGCCCTGGCGTCGACGCACTCGCCCGACACGTCGCCGAACGCGACCCCGCCGCACGTCGCCGCTCGTGA
- a CDS encoding DEAD/DEAH box helicase — MNRTRTNDRSSRARKGAAAAGRGTGRSGGFGGSGGASRGRSGAPSRSGGGGGGRRPAGRKEFALPVTVTPALPSVEAFADLDMPAPLLAALAAEGVTTPFPIQAATLPNTLAGRDVLGRGRTGSGKTLAFGLALLARTAGRRAEPRRPLALVLVPTRELAQQVTDALTPYARSVRLRLATVVGGMSIGKQASALRGGAEVVVATPGRLKDLIDRGDCRLDMVGITVLDEADQMADMGFMPQVTALLDQVMPGGQRMLFSATLDRNIDKLVRGYLSDPVVHSVDPSAGAVTTMEHHVLHVRGEDKHQTTTEIAAREGRVIMFLDTKHAVDRLTKHLLSVGVRASALHGGKSQPQRNRTLDQFKNGHVSVLVATNVAARGIHVDDLDLVVNVDPPSDHKDYLHRGGRTARAGESGSVVTLVTPDQRRDMTRLMADAGIRPNTAQVRPGEEELSRITGARIPSGVPVVIAAPAVERPKRGATTSRGRRRPGPGARRSSSSSSSSSSGGARRSSYGKTA, encoded by the coding sequence ATGAACCGCACACGTACCAACGACCGATCCTCCCGTGCCCGTAAAGGTGCCGCGGCAGCGGGCCGTGGCACCGGCCGCTCCGGCGGCTTCGGTGGCTCCGGCGGCGCGTCCCGTGGCCGCTCCGGCGCGCCGAGCCGTTCGGGTGGTGGCGGCGGCGGTCGCCGTCCCGCCGGGCGCAAGGAGTTCGCGCTGCCGGTGACGGTGACGCCCGCGCTGCCGTCCGTCGAGGCGTTCGCCGATCTGGACATGCCCGCCCCGCTGCTGGCCGCGCTGGCCGCGGAAGGTGTGACCACCCCGTTCCCGATCCAGGCCGCGACCCTGCCGAACACCCTCGCGGGCCGCGATGTGCTGGGCCGCGGACGCACCGGGTCCGGCAAGACCCTCGCGTTCGGTCTCGCGCTGCTCGCCCGGACCGCCGGGCGGCGTGCCGAGCCCCGTCGTCCGCTGGCCCTGGTGCTGGTGCCGACGCGTGAGCTGGCGCAGCAGGTCACCGACGCGCTCACCCCGTACGCCCGCTCGGTGCGGCTGCGGCTGGCCACGGTCGTGGGCGGTATGTCCATCGGCAAGCAGGCCAGCGCGCTGCGCGGCGGTGCCGAGGTCGTCGTGGCGACCCCGGGCCGGCTGAAGGACCTCATCGACCGGGGCGACTGCCGGCTGGACATGGTCGGGATCACCGTCCTGGACGAGGCCGACCAGATGGCCGACATGGGCTTCATGCCGCAGGTCACGGCACTGCTCGACCAGGTGATGCCCGGGGGCCAGCGGATGCTGTTCTCCGCGACGCTCGACCGCAACATCGACAAGCTGGTGCGCGGCTACCTCAGCGACCCGGTCGTCCACTCCGTCGACCCGTCGGCGGGCGCGGTGACCACGATGGAGCACCACGTCCTGCACGTCCGCGGTGAGGACAAGCACCAGACGACGACCGAGATCGCGGCGCGCGAGGGCCGGGTGATCATGTTCCTGGACACCAAGCACGCGGTGGACCGGCTCACGAAGCACCTGCTGAGCGTCGGGGTGCGGGCGTCCGCGCTGCACGGTGGCAAGTCGCAGCCGCAGCGCAACCGCACCCTGGACCAGTTCAAGAACGGTCATGTGAGCGTGCTCGTGGCGACGAACGTCGCGGCGCGCGGTATCCACGTCGACGATCTGGACCTCGTCGTCAACGTCGATCCGCCCAGTGACCACAAGGATTACCTCCACCGCGGTGGCCGTACGGCCCGTGCGGGTGAGTCGGGCAGCGTCGTCACCCTGGTCACCCCGGACCAGCGCCGTGACATGACACGTCTCATGGCCGACGCGGGTATCCGTCCGAACACCGCGCAGGTCCGCCCCGGTGAGGAGGAGCTGAGCCGCATCACCGGTGCCCGAATCCCGTCGGGTGTCCCGGTCGTCATCGCCGCGCCCGCGGTGGAGCGTCCCAAGCGCGGCGCCACCACCTCGCGCGGGCGTCGGCGTCCCGGTCCGGGCGCCCGTCGCTCGTCCTCGTCCTCGTCCTCGTCCTCGTCCGGTGGCGCGCGGCGCTCGTCGTACGGGAAGACTGCCTAG
- a CDS encoding CocE/NonD family hydrolase, whose protein sequence is MADTRPHDVTPQSGPRPPVRGPSLSARLMRASWRGLPPKRYDVGLEAGLAVPGADGGTLRADHYFPRADGDFPTLLIRSPYGRGLPWSPMFGILFAEQGFHVVLQSCRGTGGSDGRFDLWRNETADGLAAVSWLRERPWFTGTLGTVGPSYLGYTQWALALDPPPELKAMVVQVGMHDPHAFYHRGGAFHLENALAVGAGMTNQHRGIMPFLKAVLRLRRGLDGIVSARPLRKAYESALGELPWLDGVMAHPDADDPYWRGAALAGAAEQAGIPTALIGGWHDALVDQTFEQYARLRAAGARTSLLVGPWTHTSALQQGWPEVFAESLAWLRAHLCDDPSGLRPTGVRVHVGGADTWRDLDDWPQSPDPAPAPWYAAPDGSLTSRPPAEPAPLTSFRHDPDAPTPSVGGLLLSRTAGPRDNTALEARDDVRTFTGPPLTEPLDAVGPVSARVRLAVDTGHADAFVRLCDVDGQGRSTNVCDGITRVATAPGTPTEVTVAMSPIAHRFAPGHRVRLQISGGAHPRYASNPGTGVPDTEATTVTPAHITLYTGTSLNLPGGSPAPER, encoded by the coding sequence ATGGCCGACACCCGCCCGCACGACGTCACCCCTCAGTCCGGTCCCCGTCCCCCGGTCCGCGGGCCGTCCCTGTCGGCCCGGCTCATGCGGGCCTCCTGGCGCGGGCTGCCGCCCAAGCGGTACGACGTGGGCCTGGAGGCCGGGCTCGCCGTGCCCGGCGCGGACGGCGGCACCCTGCGCGCGGACCACTACTTCCCCCGCGCCGACGGCGACTTCCCCACGCTCCTCATCCGCTCGCCGTACGGCAGGGGGCTGCCCTGGTCACCGATGTTCGGGATCCTCTTCGCCGAACAGGGCTTCCATGTGGTGCTCCAGAGCTGCCGGGGCACCGGCGGCTCGGACGGCCGCTTCGACCTGTGGCGCAACGAGACCGCCGACGGCCTCGCCGCCGTCTCCTGGCTGCGCGAACGCCCCTGGTTCACCGGCACCCTCGGCACGGTCGGACCCAGCTATCTGGGCTACACCCAGTGGGCGCTCGCCCTCGACCCGCCGCCGGAGCTGAAGGCGATGGTCGTGCAGGTCGGGATGCACGACCCGCACGCCTTCTACCACCGGGGCGGCGCGTTCCACCTGGAGAACGCGCTGGCCGTCGGCGCGGGCATGACCAACCAGCACCGCGGGATCATGCCGTTCCTGAAGGCCGTCCTGCGGCTGCGACGCGGGCTGGACGGGATCGTCAGCGCGCGCCCGCTGCGCAAGGCGTACGAGTCCGCGCTCGGTGAGTTGCCCTGGCTGGACGGCGTGATGGCCCACCCGGACGCCGACGACCCGTACTGGCGTGGCGCGGCGCTGGCCGGGGCGGCCGAGCAGGCGGGGATACCCACCGCCCTGATCGGCGGATGGCACGACGCCCTCGTCGACCAGACCTTCGAGCAGTACGCCCGGCTGCGGGCGGCCGGTGCCCGGACCTCCCTGCTCGTCGGCCCCTGGACCCACACCTCCGCCCTTCAGCAGGGCTGGCCCGAGGTCTTCGCCGAGAGCCTCGCCTGGCTGCGCGCGCATCTGTGCGACGACCCCTCCGGGCTGCGGCCCACCGGGGTACGGGTCCACGTCGGCGGCGCGGACACCTGGCGGGACCTGGACGACTGGCCGCAGTCCCCGGACCCCGCCCCGGCCCCTTGGTACGCGGCCCCCGACGGCTCGCTCACCTCACGGCCCCCGGCGGAACCCGCGCCCCTCACGTCCTTCCGCCATGACCCGGACGCCCCCACCCCGTCCGTCGGCGGTCTGCTGCTGTCCCGGACGGCGGGCCCCCGCGACAACACCGCGCTGGAGGCCCGGGACGACGTCCGCACCTTCACCGGCCCGCCCCTGACCGAACCCCTCGACGCCGTCGGCCCGGTCTCCGCTCGGGTCCGGCTCGCCGTGGACACGGGCCACGCCGACGCCTTCGTCCGGCTGTGCGACGTGGACGGGCAGGGGCGGTCCACCAACGTCTGCGACGGCATCACCCGGGTGGCGACCGCCCCGGGGACGCCCACCGAGGTCACCGTCGCCATGAGCCCGATCGCCCACCGCTTCGCCCCGGGCCACCGCGTCCGACTCCAGATCAGCGGCGGCGCGCACCCCCGCTACGCCAGCAACCCCGGCACCGGCGTCCCCGACACGGAGGCGACCACGGTCACCCCCGCGCACATCACCCTGTACACGGGCACGTCCCTGAACCTGCCCGGCGGCAGCCCGGCCCCCGAACGGTGA
- a CDS encoding DUF4407 domain-containing protein produces the protein MATDLTTPATDHASDAPNPAPHPAPQPPAPAPPARGPAARLRGLIGVREDILDHGPEERARYTWYGAIVVNTALFGGASMAIALVTFRPDLPLAVALVVAAVWFWVVLALDSWLVSSTHGVHTKGRLRALLPRLAVSVLLGLFIAEPLLFQVFDPEIRQEISVGNDRKAAKHRGALMSCNPPSGADTTARPECAAHQLKVPGSPAVLRAQLAKNTTRSGELRTQVDRINKNLSTKMATEQRECGRAKWIWWNGVADVSETCERARADSTSYRTSSKIKEYEEELSALTAKGRTLAVKRDSADDTYQVALQRRIERDTARFAGDLDGTGILTRAHALGKVAWSDSFAAFITVLLHLLLLAVDAMPVLAKLMSRPTAYDENLTDRLRAGRRLHGDKLRIRHTLAEIEHQELRHLAEEEAADRMRAVETRHQLHAAERARHFRAELDARAARLRTR, from the coding sequence GTGGCGACTGACCTCACCACCCCGGCGACGGACCACGCGTCCGACGCCCCGAACCCCGCACCCCACCCCGCCCCGCAGCCACCAGCACCCGCGCCGCCCGCCCGTGGCCCGGCGGCCCGGCTGCGCGGGCTGATCGGGGTGCGGGAGGACATCCTCGACCACGGCCCGGAGGAACGCGCCCGCTACACCTGGTACGGGGCGATCGTCGTCAACACGGCCCTGTTCGGCGGGGCTTCGATGGCCATAGCCCTCGTCACGTTCCGCCCGGACCTGCCGCTCGCCGTGGCGCTGGTGGTCGCGGCCGTGTGGTTCTGGGTGGTGCTGGCCCTCGACAGCTGGCTGGTGTCCAGCACCCACGGCGTCCACACCAAGGGACGGCTGCGGGCGCTGCTGCCGCGGCTCGCGGTGTCGGTGCTGCTGGGCCTGTTCATCGCCGAACCGCTGCTGTTCCAGGTCTTCGACCCGGAGATCCGCCAGGAGATCAGCGTCGGCAACGACCGCAAGGCCGCCAAGCACCGCGGCGCCCTGATGTCCTGCAACCCGCCGAGCGGCGCCGACACCACCGCCCGCCCCGAGTGCGCCGCGCACCAGCTCAAGGTCCCGGGCTCACCCGCGGTGCTGCGCGCCCAGCTCGCGAAGAACACCACCCGCTCCGGTGAACTCCGCACCCAGGTCGACCGGATCAACAAGAACCTCAGCACCAAGATGGCCACCGAACAGCGGGAGTGCGGCCGGGCCAAGTGGATCTGGTGGAACGGTGTCGCGGACGTCAGCGAGACCTGCGAACGGGCCCGCGCCGACTCCACCTCGTACCGCACCTCCAGCAAGATCAAGGAGTACGAGGAGGAACTGTCCGCCCTCACCGCCAAGGGCCGCACCCTCGCCGTGAAGCGGGACTCCGCGGACGACACGTACCAGGTCGCCCTGCAACGCCGGATCGAGCGGGACACCGCGCGCTTCGCCGGTGACCTCGACGGCACCGGCATCCTCACCCGCGCCCACGCCCTCGGCAAGGTCGCCTGGAGCGACTCGTTCGCCGCCTTCATCACGGTGCTGCTGCATCTGCTGCTGCTCGCGGTGGACGCGATGCCGGTCCTCGCGAAGCTGATGAGCCGCCCCACGGCGTACGACGAGAACCTCACCGACCGGCTCCGGGCGGGCCGCCGCCTGCACGGCGACAAGCTCCGCATCCGGCACACCCTCGCGGAGATCGAGCACCAGGAACTGCGGCATCTCGCCGAGGAGGAGGCCGCCGACCGGATGCGGGCCGTCGAGACCCGCCACCAGCTCCACGCCGCCGAACGGGCCCGCCACTTCCGCGCGGAACTCGACGCCCGAGCGGCCCGGCTGCGCACCCGCTGA
- a CDS encoding Vgb family protein, whose translation MHPSDAPPIREISVADKGAGPYGIAAGPDGALWLTFAHNGRIARLTLDGELDEYPLDSSECRPTVITPGPDGALWFTRFEDHRIGRVTTDGERESFPTPTPGSGPFGITAGPDGAVWFTEMNTDRIGRITCEGEITEFVLPRTGAYPSAITAGPDGALWFTLNQANAIGRITVHGDIVIHPLPTPGAAPVGITSDGTALWFVEIAAGQIGRISVDGAIKEFPLPDRTAKPHAIVAASTGDCWFTEWGANRIGHITDSGEITEYSLPSPSSEPHGITIGSDGAVWVALETGGVARLEP comes from the coding sequence GTGCACCCTTCCGATGCCCCGCCCATCAGGGAGATCTCCGTGGCGGACAAGGGCGCGGGGCCTTACGGCATCGCGGCCGGACCGGACGGTGCGCTGTGGCTCACCTTCGCGCACAATGGCCGCATCGCGCGTCTCACCCTCGACGGCGAACTCGACGAATACCCCCTGGACTCGTCTGAGTGCCGCCCTACGGTCATCACTCCCGGGCCCGACGGAGCACTGTGGTTCACCCGGTTCGAGGACCACCGGATCGGCCGCGTCACCACCGACGGCGAAAGGGAGTCCTTCCCCACCCCGACGCCCGGCAGCGGACCCTTCGGTATCACTGCCGGTCCGGACGGCGCGGTGTGGTTCACGGAGATGAACACCGACCGTATCGGCCGCATCACCTGCGAAGGAGAGATCACCGAGTTCGTCCTTCCCCGTACGGGCGCCTATCCCTCGGCGATCACCGCAGGCCCTGATGGGGCCCTGTGGTTCACCCTCAACCAGGCGAACGCGATCGGCCGCATCACTGTCCACGGGGACATCGTCATACACCCACTCCCCACCCCCGGCGCCGCACCCGTGGGCATCACCAGTGACGGCACCGCCTTGTGGTTCGTCGAGATCGCAGCGGGCCAGATCGGCAGGATCTCGGTGGATGGCGCGATCAAGGAGTTCCCGCTCCCCGACCGCACGGCCAAACCCCACGCCATCGTCGCGGCGTCCACCGGGGACTGCTGGTTCACCGAATGGGGCGCCAACCGCATCGGCCACATCACCGACAGCGGCGAGATCACTGAGTACAGCCTGCCGTCACCGTCGTCCGAGCCGCACGGCATCACCATAGGTTCCGACGGCGCTGTGTGGGTGGCCCTTGAGACGGGAGGAGTCGCGCGGTTGGAACCGTAG
- a CDS encoding cold-shock protein — protein sequence MATGTVKWFNADKGFGFIQQDDGGADVFVHFSAIDADGYRSLDENQRVEYDVTQGPKGPQAERVVPIPG from the coding sequence ATGGCAACAGGCACGGTGAAGTGGTTCAACGCGGACAAGGGCTTCGGTTTCATCCAGCAGGACGACGGCGGTGCGGACGTGTTCGTCCACTTCTCCGCGATCGACGCGGACGGGTACCGGTCGCTGGACGAGAACCAGCGGGTGGAGTACGACGTCACCCAGGGCCCGAAGGGTCCGCAGGCTGAGCGGGTCGTGCCCATCCCCGGTTAG
- a CDS encoding SCO5918 family protein: MRCVIARFPFDLTKGGVLESMKGIKPEPITGESVIIGRRQYPAKQVGQIITGQDRRDFSAGEVIRAMAKLGFTCVEAAAPAPAGAVDGSVSAEGYEGLR; encoded by the coding sequence ATGCGCTGTGTCATCGCCCGTTTCCCGTTCGACCTGACCAAGGGCGGAGTACTGGAATCGATGAAGGGCATCAAGCCCGAGCCGATCACCGGTGAGTCCGTCATCATCGGACGCCGTCAGTACCCCGCCAAGCAGGTGGGGCAGATCATCACCGGGCAGGACCGCCGTGACTTCAGCGCCGGTGAGGTCATCCGCGCGATGGCCAAGCTCGGCTTCACCTGTGTGGAGGCCGCGGCGCCCGCGCCCGCGGGTGCGGTGGACGGCAGCGTCTCCGCCGAGGGCTACGAGGGCCTGCGCTAG